The Antedon mediterranea chromosome 7, ecAntMedi1.1, whole genome shotgun sequence genome has a segment encoding these proteins:
- the LOC140054466 gene encoding uncharacterized protein isoform X2, translated as METMPSASNKVATQFSTIESQDHMKQVLLVVEKKIRNIEKKKGKLEGYRDLVKSGKELNDDQRQSLKHYDEVLGNLEFAKELHKTFQSMASDYAKLEKKRVKRELVLRQEQEQKTIQTILLLQNVLDNMGQPQVRADFEAGTNGAIVLSEKELTYLDEFYKLACPSREEEDESIPKESYEKKRVAASEHLGKYVRGDETKVCGTTYKELNALIQRIEDSGYMDNMPEVTEEEPEETETDLKTDEYLTNTETLPSQDASEIPTSLQPEITIKAEVESLPVHPETAAPSEPIDFPVETKTRNLDEVLKSVQGSFSFVQDPIDFESPHLVDPAVVSVSQHSKSFRSQQLSYGSSDPSMMEHTQQTLQQGQVLDQHHLQGSPSIPSQSSTEQSYNVDKDSVLQSNTSTHTSSSYNQSSLATDQYSTSDHYASGADQYNASTDQYSQSADQYSNSRLTTASDYSQQLGNSSQYSNQIADSAFQQEPLTQGQLSSGAMSMQDPQMIAMPTDESQISTQVTTPSSASIPKSTMNASAPPFQSSISYQMQSSPPVATAVTQGQDAYQSSGSESYGSASRTPDLSSASSDVSGSGYQQYQQQGGYRNNRGNRGNRGSVQNASYRNNRGGGQQHNRGFNRQNYIASTFQPRASDVTFSAGNGAGTSMHSSSSYPNTYRSMPDNGYQSFDRRTNMPRGGNSRGGRGQGPRPGYNNRGRGGFTKTQQLTA; from the exons ATGGAAACTATGCCTTCAGCTTCGAATAAagttgctacacaattttccaCCATAGAAAGTCAGGACCACATGAAACAGGTCCTACTTGTGGTGGAAAAGAAAATTAGAAATATAGAGAAAAAGaag GGTAAACTCGAGGGTTACAGAGATCTTGTAAAATCTGGGAAAGAGTTGAACGATGATCAGCGGCAATCACTGAAACATTACGATGAGGTGCTTGGTAACCTGGAGTTTGCTAAAGAACTTCACAAGACCTTTCAGTCCATGGCTTCAGAT TATGCAAAATTGGAGAAGAAGAGAGTGAAACGGGAGTTGGTGTTGAGGCAAGAACAGGAACAGAAAACAATACAGACAATTTTGTTGCTACAGAATGTGTTGGACAACATGGGCCAGCCACAAGTTAGAGCAGATTTTGAGGCAGGAACAAATGGAGCTATT GTATTGAGTGAGAAAGAGCTGACATACTTAGATGAGTTTTATAAGCTTGCATGTCCTTCAAGAGAAGAGGAGGATGAAAGCATACCAAAGGAAAG TTACGAGAAGAAAAGGGTTGCTGCTAGTGAACATTTAGGCAAGTACGTACGAGGAGACGAGACCAAAGTTTGCGGAACAACAT ACAAAGAATTAAACGCATTGATACAGAGAATCGAAGATAGCGGCTACATGGACAACATGCCAGAGGTCACGGAAGAGGAACCAGAAGAAACGG AAACAGACTTGAAAACTGACGAATACTTGACCAACACGGAGACGCTTCCATCTCAAGACGCATCGGAA ATACCAACCTCACTACAGCCAGAAATCACAATTAAAGCAGAAGTTGAGTCGTTGCCAGTACACCCAGAAACAGCTGCACCTTCTGAACCTATTGATTTCCCAGTCGAGACAAAGACTCGCAATTTGGATGAGGTCTTAAAATCGGTGCAAGGCAGTTTCAGTTTTGTCCAGGATCCTATCGACTTTGAAT CACCGCATCTAGTGGATCCCGCTGTCGTCTCTGTTTCTCAACATTCAAAATCTTTTCGTTCTCAACAGCTGAGCTACGGATCATCAG ACCCGTCCATGATGGAACATACACAACAAACACTGCAGCAAGGACAGGTACTGGACCAACACCACCTTCAAGGTTCACCGTCAATTCCTTCGCAATCGTCTACAGAACAAAGCTATAACGTG GACAAGGATTCAGTACTCCAAAGCAATACATCAACCCACACTAGCTCCTCATACAACCAGTCTAGTCTGGCAACTGACCAATATAGTACCAGTGACCACTATGCTTCAGGGGCTGACCAGTACAATGCATCCACTGACCAGTATAGTCAATCTGCAGACCAGTATAGTAACTCAAGACTGACCACTGCTTCCGATTACTCCCAACAACTGGGCAACTCCTCGCAATATTCAA acCAGATCGCAGATTCAGCTTTCCAACAAGAACCATTAACACAAGGTCAGCTGTCCAGTGGTGCTATGTCCATGCAAGATCCGCAGATGATCGCTATGCCCACCGATGAATCCCAGATCAGCACACAGGTCACAACGCCATCTAGTGCAAGCATACCAAAATCAACAATGAACGCAAGCGCACCTCCTTTTCAATCTAGCATATCGTATCAGATGCAGTCCTCGCCCCCGGTCGCAACGGCAGTGACGCAAGGACAAGATGCGTACCAGAGCTCTGGCTCAGAATCGTATGGATCGGCCAGCCGAACACCGGATCTGTCATCGGCAAGTTCAGATGTATCTG GTTCGGGCTACCAGCAGTACCAGCAGCAAGGTGGCTATCGTAACAACCGTGGTAACCGGGGTAATCGTGGTAGTGTGCAGAACGCTAGTTACCGCAACAACAGAGGAGGCGGACAGCAACATAATAGGG gatttAACCGACAAAACTACATAGCAAGCACATTTCAACCTCGGGCATCTGACGTAACATTCAGCGCAGGGAATGGAGCCGGTACCTCTATGCACTCATCCAGTTCGTACCCGAATACGTACAGATCAATGCCGGATAATGGCTACCAGTCGTTTGACAGACGTACAAATATGCCACGTGGTGGGAACTCTAGAGGAG GTCGTGGTCAAGGGCCCCGTCCAGGATACAATAATCGTGGAAGAGGAGGGTTTACCAAGACCCAACAGCTAACAGCATAA
- the LOC140054727 gene encoding kappa-type opioid receptor-like yields the protein MRIRFPLLTFSSFAIFVAVCHSSNNMNEQDEGYNSSDMNTTETSSSTIGPSRVIAPILAIIGVLANLTVIIVFINCKIHSKSFSYTLVLQQAVIDMLGCGSFVVFSFVDLKTSIACKSGAIFYFIIFASSHNLVLISVERYIAVVHPLKYWARGNQNKSLLPRLSIPFVSSFLTSFYFAIVLGINEEGKCKISFEEKNIAISTGVILLFGTGIIPISIMLYCYHRVYVALCEQLITRKELTRTQQTDAESSTNQKQNNQTERNFTITVLITTLIYIICLSPSMLLYLSLAVVSTSGKLSYYVIVSIVLYLFNMVANPFVYAYKFPDYKQGFCKTFCCRDRVVLGRRVDRSTTQEQSTSL from the exons ATGCGGATTCGGTTTCCTTTGTTAACATTTAGTTCTTTCGCCATCTTTGTTGCAGTTTGCCATAGCAGCAACAATATGAATGAGCAAG atgaagGATACAACAGTTCTGACATGAATACAACGGAAACATCATCTTCAACGATAGGTCCATCACGTGTCATTGCACCAATTTTGGCCATCATTGGAGTTCTTGCTAACCTGACGGTGATTATTGTTTTCATCAACTGCAAGATACATTCCAAATCTTTCTCCTATACTCTAGTGTTGCAGCAAGCTGTGATAGATATGCTAGGATGTGGTTCCTTCGTTGTGTTTTCATTTGTAGATTTGAAAACATCAATCGCTTGCAAATCGGGTGCAATTttctattttatcatatttgCATCGTCACATAATCTTGTCTTGATATCTGTTGAGAGGTACATTGCAGTGGTCCACCCACTTAAATACTGGGCAAGGGGTAACCAAAATAAAAGTTTGCTACCACGATTAAGCATTCCATTTGTTTCTTCCTTTCTTACGAGCTTTTATTTTGCTATTGTTTTGGGTATAAACGAAGAAGGAAAATGTAAAATATCgtttgaagaaaaaaacatcGCCATAAGTACAGGAGTTATACTATTATTCGGAACGGGAATAATTCCTATTTCTATAATGTTGTATTGTTATCATCGTGTTTATGTTGCATTATGTGAACAGTTAATAACGCGGAAAGAGTTAACAAGAACTCAACAAACGGATGCCGAATCGTCAAcaaatcaaaaacaaaacaaccaAACGGAACGAAACTTTACAATAACTGTTTTGATAACTACTTTGATTTACATAATTTGTTTGAGCCCTTCAATGTTATTGTATCTCTCGTTAGCAGTAGTGTCAACATCTGGTAAATTAAGTTATTACGTAATAGTTTCtatagttttatatttatttaatatggtCGCTAATCCGTTCGTTTACGCATACAAATTCCCTGATTACAAGCAAGGGTTCTGTAAGACGTTCTGTTGTCGGGATCGAGTTGTGCTCGGGCGTCGAGTGGATCGTTCGACCACCCAGGAACAGAGTACCTCTCTCTAA
- the LOC140054466 gene encoding uncharacterized protein isoform X1 — translation METMPSASNKVATQFSTIESQDHMKQVLLVVEKKIRNIEKKKGKLEGYRDLVKSGKELNDDQRQSLKHYDEVLGNLEFAKELHKTFQSMASDYAKLEKKRVKRELVLRQEQEQKTIQTILLLQNVLDNMGQPQVRADFEAGTNGAIVLSEKELTYLDEFYKLACPSREEEDESIPKESYEKKRVAASEHLGKYVRGDETKVCGTTYKELNALIQRIEDSGYMDNMPEVTEEEPEETETDLKTDEYLTNTETLPSQDASEIPTSLQPEITIKAEVESLPVHPETAAPSEPIDFPVETKTRNLDEVLKSVQGSFSFVQDPIDFESPHLVDPAVVSVSQHSKSFRSQQLSYGSSDPSMMEHTQQTLQQGQVLDQHHLQGSPSIPSQSSTEQSYNVDKDSVLQSNTSTHTSSSYNQSSLATDQYSTSDHYASGADQYNASTDQYSQSADQYSNSRLTTASDYSQQLGNSSQYSNQIADSAFQQEPLTQGQLSSGAMSMQDPQMIAMPTDESQISTQVTTPSSASIPKSTMNASAPPFQSSISYQMQSSPPVATAVTQGQDAYQSSGSESYGSASRTPDLSSASSDVSGSGYQQYQQQGGYRNNRGNRGNRGSVQNASYRNNRGGGQQHNRGNTRYSDGSQNNRGFNRQNYIASTFQPRASDVTFSAGNGAGTSMHSSSSYPNTYRSMPDNGYQSFDRRTNMPRGGNSRGGRGQGPRPGYNNRGRGGFTKTQQLTA, via the exons ATGGAAACTATGCCTTCAGCTTCGAATAAagttgctacacaattttccaCCATAGAAAGTCAGGACCACATGAAACAGGTCCTACTTGTGGTGGAAAAGAAAATTAGAAATATAGAGAAAAAGaag GGTAAACTCGAGGGTTACAGAGATCTTGTAAAATCTGGGAAAGAGTTGAACGATGATCAGCGGCAATCACTGAAACATTACGATGAGGTGCTTGGTAACCTGGAGTTTGCTAAAGAACTTCACAAGACCTTTCAGTCCATGGCTTCAGAT TATGCAAAATTGGAGAAGAAGAGAGTGAAACGGGAGTTGGTGTTGAGGCAAGAACAGGAACAGAAAACAATACAGACAATTTTGTTGCTACAGAATGTGTTGGACAACATGGGCCAGCCACAAGTTAGAGCAGATTTTGAGGCAGGAACAAATGGAGCTATT GTATTGAGTGAGAAAGAGCTGACATACTTAGATGAGTTTTATAAGCTTGCATGTCCTTCAAGAGAAGAGGAGGATGAAAGCATACCAAAGGAAAG TTACGAGAAGAAAAGGGTTGCTGCTAGTGAACATTTAGGCAAGTACGTACGAGGAGACGAGACCAAAGTTTGCGGAACAACAT ACAAAGAATTAAACGCATTGATACAGAGAATCGAAGATAGCGGCTACATGGACAACATGCCAGAGGTCACGGAAGAGGAACCAGAAGAAACGG AAACAGACTTGAAAACTGACGAATACTTGACCAACACGGAGACGCTTCCATCTCAAGACGCATCGGAA ATACCAACCTCACTACAGCCAGAAATCACAATTAAAGCAGAAGTTGAGTCGTTGCCAGTACACCCAGAAACAGCTGCACCTTCTGAACCTATTGATTTCCCAGTCGAGACAAAGACTCGCAATTTGGATGAGGTCTTAAAATCGGTGCAAGGCAGTTTCAGTTTTGTCCAGGATCCTATCGACTTTGAAT CACCGCATCTAGTGGATCCCGCTGTCGTCTCTGTTTCTCAACATTCAAAATCTTTTCGTTCTCAACAGCTGAGCTACGGATCATCAG ACCCGTCCATGATGGAACATACACAACAAACACTGCAGCAAGGACAGGTACTGGACCAACACCACCTTCAAGGTTCACCGTCAATTCCTTCGCAATCGTCTACAGAACAAAGCTATAACGTG GACAAGGATTCAGTACTCCAAAGCAATACATCAACCCACACTAGCTCCTCATACAACCAGTCTAGTCTGGCAACTGACCAATATAGTACCAGTGACCACTATGCTTCAGGGGCTGACCAGTACAATGCATCCACTGACCAGTATAGTCAATCTGCAGACCAGTATAGTAACTCAAGACTGACCACTGCTTCCGATTACTCCCAACAACTGGGCAACTCCTCGCAATATTCAA acCAGATCGCAGATTCAGCTTTCCAACAAGAACCATTAACACAAGGTCAGCTGTCCAGTGGTGCTATGTCCATGCAAGATCCGCAGATGATCGCTATGCCCACCGATGAATCCCAGATCAGCACACAGGTCACAACGCCATCTAGTGCAAGCATACCAAAATCAACAATGAACGCAAGCGCACCTCCTTTTCAATCTAGCATATCGTATCAGATGCAGTCCTCGCCCCCGGTCGCAACGGCAGTGACGCAAGGACAAGATGCGTACCAGAGCTCTGGCTCAGAATCGTATGGATCGGCCAGCCGAACACCGGATCTGTCATCGGCAAGTTCAGATGTATCTG GTTCGGGCTACCAGCAGTACCAGCAGCAAGGTGGCTATCGTAACAACCGTGGTAACCGGGGTAATCGTGGTAGTGTGCAGAACGCTAGTTACCGCAACAACAGAGGAGGCGGACAGCAACATAATAGGGGTAATACTCGGTATAGTGATGGATCCCAAAATAATAGGG gatttAACCGACAAAACTACATAGCAAGCACATTTCAACCTCGGGCATCTGACGTAACATTCAGCGCAGGGAATGGAGCCGGTACCTCTATGCACTCATCCAGTTCGTACCCGAATACGTACAGATCAATGCCGGATAATGGCTACCAGTCGTTTGACAGACGTACAAATATGCCACGTGGTGGGAACTCTAGAGGAG GTCGTGGTCAAGGGCCCCGTCCAGGATACAATAATCGTGGAAGAGGAGGGTTTACCAAGACCCAACAGCTAACAGCATAA